A genomic region of Stenotrophomonas sp. NA06056 contains the following coding sequences:
- the mdcC gene encoding malonate decarboxylase acyl carrier protein: protein METLDYRFDGTVPVRFPTDAVLVGVLASGNLEILLEPAALGGAMTVRIITAARGFGTVWQAVIADFAQRHPLRDVRVSINDAGATPAVVSLRLDQAVETLRAGDQS from the coding sequence ATGGAAACCCTCGACTATCGATTCGACGGCACGGTGCCTGTGCGCTTCCCCACCGATGCAGTGCTGGTGGGCGTACTGGCCTCGGGCAACCTGGAAATCCTGCTGGAACCGGCCGCGCTGGGCGGTGCGATGACGGTGCGCATCATCACCGCCGCGCGCGGCTTCGGCACGGTATGGCAGGCGGTGATTGCCGACTTCGCCCAGCGCCATCCCCTGCGCGATGTACGCGTATCGATCAACGATGCCGGCGCCACGCCAGCCGTGGTCAGCCTGCGTCTGGACCAGGCGGTAGAGACCCTGCGTGCCGGAGACCAGTCATGA
- a CDS encoding biotin-independent malonate decarboxylase subunit beta, whose product MTLAQRNSYYEADARARIAGLLDAGSFHEFLGPAQRAISPHLAQLDQPAAFDDGIVVGEGRLRGKRVLVAAQQGEFMGGGVGEVHGAKLTGLLRRAADTHADGVLLLLDTGGVRLHEANAGLIAISEIMRATLGARAAGVPVVALIGSGNGAFGGMGIVARCCSTVIMSEEGRLSLSGPEVIETVRGVEEFDSRDRALVWRVTGGKHRYLIDQAQVLVPDAISVFAQAAFDALQPDTASADTDAALAALQARHAALKARVAAWGDCNDGLQIWARQGIADPERLALLETEAFLAATAHRSLP is encoded by the coding sequence ATGACGCTCGCACAGCGCAACAGCTATTACGAAGCCGATGCCCGCGCGCGCATCGCCGGACTGCTCGATGCAGGGTCGTTCCACGAATTTCTCGGCCCAGCCCAACGCGCCATCAGTCCACACTTGGCGCAGCTGGACCAGCCGGCCGCCTTCGACGATGGCATCGTCGTCGGCGAAGGACGCCTGCGCGGCAAGCGCGTGCTGGTGGCCGCGCAGCAGGGTGAATTCATGGGCGGCGGTGTGGGTGAGGTGCATGGCGCCAAGCTGACCGGCCTGCTGCGCCGTGCGGCCGACACCCATGCCGATGGCGTGCTGCTGCTGCTTGATACCGGTGGGGTGCGCCTGCACGAAGCCAACGCCGGCCTGATCGCCATTTCCGAAATCATGCGCGCCACCCTGGGTGCGCGTGCGGCGGGGGTACCGGTCGTGGCGCTGATCGGCAGTGGCAACGGCGCCTTCGGCGGCATGGGCATCGTCGCCCGCTGCTGCAGCACGGTGATCATGTCTGAAGAGGGACGGCTGTCGTTGTCCGGCCCGGAGGTGATCGAGACCGTGCGCGGCGTGGAGGAATTCGATTCGCGCGACCGTGCATTGGTGTGGCGGGTGACCGGAGGCAAGCATCGCTACCTGATCGACCAGGCGCAGGTGCTGGTACCCGATGCGATCAGCGTGTTTGCGCAGGCGGCCTTTGATGCGCTGCAGCCAGACACCGCCAGCGCCGACACCGACGCGGCACTGGCCGCGCTGCAGGCACGCCACGCCGCATTGAAAGCGCGCGTGGCGGCGTGGGGCGACTGCAACGATGGCCTGCAGATCTGGGCACGCCAGGGCATTGCGGATCCAGAACGCCTGGCGCTGCTGGAAACCGAAGCCTTCCTTGCCGCCACCGCGCACCGGAGCCTGCCATGA
- a CDS encoding MFS transporter → MTAARQRSMWVAGLSTVVEWYDFTLYLYFATVLSRVFFGGGEQAMLVTLAGFAVSYLMRPLGALCFGHLGDRLGRRWMLLASMALMAAAMLATALLPTAATAGATAGVLLLILRCLMAFSVGGEYTGVVAYLLESAPARRRGLVTSLASAASEVGALLAVAISAATVALLPAPQLDSWGWRIPFFFGAALALVILIARSGMHESPEFERQRREGSIPATPLRHVLRNHPGAVARTFAISALGSITYYVGITYVPAFLHAQGHDEGDALWLSTIAAVAVIAITPLCGALSDRFGRRPLLLALTVLSALLPLSMFGWMATAAPLGIALAAVVLACVAGGISAVAAPATAEQFPGEGRVSGLALGVTMATAVFGGATPWLAQWWVERSGWAAAPGAMIALVAVLVLPVLWTLPETAPKTRPVSRGGQ, encoded by the coding sequence ATGACCGCGGCGCGGCAGCGCTCGATGTGGGTGGCTGGCCTGTCCACGGTGGTGGAGTGGTACGACTTCACCCTGTACCTGTACTTCGCCACGGTGCTGTCGCGGGTGTTCTTCGGCGGCGGCGAGCAGGCCATGCTGGTCACCCTGGCCGGTTTCGCGGTGTCCTACCTGATGCGTCCGCTCGGTGCGCTGTGCTTCGGTCACCTGGGTGACCGGCTGGGCCGGCGCTGGATGCTGCTGGCTTCGATGGCGCTGATGGCGGCTGCCATGCTGGCCACCGCGCTGCTGCCGACAGCCGCGACCGCCGGTGCGACTGCCGGCGTGCTGCTGTTGATCCTGCGCTGCCTGATGGCGTTCTCGGTGGGCGGTGAATACACCGGTGTGGTCGCTTACCTGCTGGAAAGTGCACCGGCGCGACGGCGTGGCCTGGTCACTTCGTTGGCGTCAGCGGCCAGCGAAGTGGGCGCATTGCTGGCCGTGGCAATCTCAGCAGCCACCGTGGCGCTGTTGCCTGCGCCGCAGCTGGACAGCTGGGGTTGGCGTATCCCGTTCTTCTTCGGCGCAGCGCTGGCACTGGTGATCCTGATCGCGCGTTCGGGCATGCACGAATCGCCGGAGTTCGAACGGCAGCGACGCGAAGGCAGCATTCCAGCCACGCCGCTGCGGCATGTCCTGCGCAACCATCCTGGCGCCGTGGCGCGTACCTTCGCGATTTCCGCGCTGGGTTCGATCACCTACTACGTGGGCATCACCTACGTGCCGGCGTTCCTGCATGCGCAGGGACATGACGAAGGCGATGCGCTGTGGCTGTCAACCATTGCCGCCGTGGCGGTGATCGCGATCACCCCGCTGTGTGGCGCGTTGTCCGATCGCTTCGGGCGGCGCCCGCTGCTGCTGGCGCTGACGGTGCTTTCGGCGCTGTTGCCCTTGTCGATGTTCGGTTGGATGGCGACTGCTGCGCCATTGGGTATCGCACTTGCGGCGGTGGTGCTGGCCTGCGTGGCCGGCGGTATCAGTGCCGTGGCGGCACCAGCCACGGCAGAACAGTTCCCGGGCGAGGGCCGGGTCAGCGGATTGGCGCTGGGGGTGACCATGGCCACCGCCGTGTTCGGCGGGGCAACGCCGTGGCTGGCGCAATGGTGGGTGGAACGCAGCGGCTGGGCGGCGGCGCCGGGGGCGATGATCGCGCTGGTGGCAGTGCTGGTGCTGCCGGTGCTGTGGACGCTGCCAGAGACCGCGCCGAAGACCCGCCCCGTGTCCCGGGGCGGGCAGTGA
- a CDS encoding SLC13 family permease — translation MTPQIATIIGLVIMFIVATAMPINMGAVAFALAFIVGGLWVDMGGKEVLAGFPGDLFLTLVGITYLFAIAQKNGTIDLLVHWAVKAVRGHIVAIPWVMFVITAVLTAFGALGPAAVAIIGPVALRFAKQYNINPLMMGLLVIHGAQAGGFSPISVYGSITNGVVQKAGLEVTEMAVFLTSLGFNFMMATICFFAFGGIALLRRGSITAAGTVGTAELAMAGGPQASSRQFAIEGHGALVAAGGGTLSNDPVALDAVGMTRERLFTLVGLLGLGVAALIYNLNVGLVSITVAVVLALLSPQSQKGAVDGISWSTVLLICGVVTYIGVLEHAGAVDFIGHGVSSIGIPLLGALLVCYVGGIVSAFASSAAVLGATIPLAVPFLMQGHLSAAGVICALAVSSTIVDVSPFSTNGALVVASAAKEERETLFRRFLVYSGLVVAFGPLLAWLVFVVPGWM, via the coding sequence ATGACTCCACAAATTGCAACGATCATCGGTCTGGTGATCATGTTCATCGTCGCCACCGCGATGCCGATCAACATGGGTGCCGTCGCCTTCGCGCTGGCCTTCATTGTCGGCGGGCTGTGGGTCGACATGGGAGGCAAGGAAGTCCTCGCCGGCTTCCCGGGCGACCTGTTCCTGACCCTGGTCGGCATCACCTACCTGTTCGCCATCGCGCAGAAGAACGGCACCATCGATCTGCTGGTGCACTGGGCGGTCAAAGCGGTACGCGGCCATATCGTGGCCATCCCGTGGGTGATGTTCGTGATCACCGCCGTGCTGACTGCCTTCGGTGCGCTGGGCCCGGCCGCGGTGGCGATCATCGGCCCGGTCGCGCTGCGCTTTGCCAAGCAGTACAACATCAATCCGCTGATGATGGGCCTGCTGGTGATTCATGGTGCTCAGGCGGGCGGCTTCTCGCCGATCAGCGTGTACGGCAGCATCACCAACGGCGTGGTGCAGAAGGCCGGGCTGGAAGTCACCGAAATGGCGGTGTTCCTGACCAGCCTCGGCTTCAACTTCATGATGGCGACGATCTGCTTCTTCGCCTTCGGCGGCATCGCGCTGCTGCGTCGCGGTTCGATCACTGCTGCGGGCACGGTTGGGACGGCGGAACTGGCGATGGCCGGTGGTCCGCAGGCCTCGTCGCGGCAGTTCGCCATCGAGGGCCACGGTGCATTGGTCGCTGCCGGCGGCGGCACCCTCTCCAACGATCCGGTGGCACTGGATGCGGTGGGCATGACCCGCGAGCGGTTGTTCACCCTGGTCGGCCTGCTCGGCCTGGGCGTGGCCGCGCTGATCTACAACCTCAATGTCGGCCTGGTCTCGATCACCGTTGCGGTGGTGCTGGCACTGCTGTCGCCGCAGAGCCAGAAGGGTGCGGTGGATGGCATCAGCTGGTCCACGGTGCTGCTGATCTGCGGCGTGGTCACCTACATCGGCGTGCTGGAACATGCCGGTGCCGTGGACTTCATCGGCCACGGCGTCTCCAGCATCGGTATCCCGCTGCTGGGCGCGTTGCTGGTCTGCTACGTGGGTGGCATCGTCTCCGCATTCGCTTCGTCGGCAGCGGTGCTGGGTGCCACCATCCCACTGGCGGTGCCGTTCCTGATGCAGGGTCATCTGAGTGCCGCCGGCGTGATCTGTGCGTTGGCCGTGTCCTCCACCATCGTCGATGTCAGTCCGTTCTCGACCAACGGCGCACTGGTAGTGGCCTCTGCCGCGAAGGAAGAACGCGAAACGCTGTTCCGCCGCTTCCTGGTCTACAGCGGCCTGGTGGTGGCATTCGGCCCGCTGCTGGCCTGGCTGGTGTTCGTGGTGCCGGGCTGGATGTAG
- the mdcE gene encoding biotin-independent malonate decarboxylase subunit gamma, with the protein MPLTTLLDALFPHGHAIAVNDSVLTGTATTDDGEVTVIGTTDRIEVGVDHALLLADTVLASTAAHPQRPIVMLVDTAGQRLARRDELLGINGYFAHLAQTLDLARRRGARLVTLVYGESVSGGFLSFGLMADHIHALPDAQVRVMDLRAMARVTKQPLEKLQALSLTSPVFAPGVENYVSMGAVQSLWDGDLARHLLDALRAPADGDHRAALGAERGGRTLAAQVAAAVSQGNA; encoded by the coding sequence ATGCCATTGACTACGCTGCTGGACGCGCTGTTCCCGCATGGCCATGCAATCGCGGTGAACGATTCGGTACTGACCGGTACAGCGACCACCGACGACGGCGAGGTGACCGTGATCGGCACCACCGACAGGATCGAAGTGGGCGTGGACCACGCCCTGCTGCTGGCCGATACCGTGCTGGCCAGCACCGCTGCGCATCCACAGCGCCCCATCGTGATGCTGGTCGATACCGCAGGCCAGCGGCTGGCGCGCCGCGATGAGCTGCTGGGCATCAACGGCTACTTCGCCCACCTCGCACAGACCCTGGACCTGGCCCGCCGTCGTGGTGCGCGCCTGGTCACGCTGGTCTATGGCGAATCGGTCAGCGGCGGCTTCCTGTCGTTCGGGCTGATGGCCGACCACATCCATGCCCTGCCCGATGCGCAGGTGCGGGTGATGGACCTGCGCGCGATGGCACGGGTGACCAAGCAGCCGTTGGAAAAACTGCAGGCGCTGAGCCTGACCTCGCCGGTGTTCGCGCCGGGCGTGGAGAACTATGTGTCGATGGGCGCGGTGCAATCGCTGTGGGATGGCGACCTGGCGCGTCACCTGCTGGACGCACTGCGTGCCCCCGCCGACGGAGACCATCGCGCCGCGCTGGGTGCCGAACGCGGTGGCCGCACGTTGGCTGCGCAGGTGGCCGCGGCTGTGAGCCAGGGCAATGCCTGA
- the mdcB gene encoding triphosphoribosyl-dephospho-CoA synthase MdcB, translating to MIAARQLLPACDAVVDSARLGRLAIASLHAELACAPKPGLVTPFNSGSHDDMDASTFLRSLFALRHYFTAVARAGAAGTSFTVLRDHGIAAEAAMLAATAGINTHRGAIFSLGLLVAAAAACRRAHGQAVSGAQVCLAVQQWNDALIAAPLDPHSPGQRARARHGVSGVREQAAAGYPVLRELALPTLRHALDSGLSRDAALCQTLMQLMAQVDDLNLLHRGGAEGLRWAQQQASAFLSSGGAFAPDWRMRLQSIGDAFVERRLSPGGSADLLACAWFLLQQEGA from the coding sequence ATGATCGCCGCCCGGCAGCTGTTGCCTGCATGCGACGCAGTGGTCGACAGCGCACGCTTGGGGCGGCTGGCCATTGCCAGCCTGCACGCCGAGCTGGCCTGCGCGCCGAAACCCGGCCTGGTGACGCCGTTCAACAGCGGCAGCCATGACGACATGGATGCCAGCACCTTCCTGCGCAGTCTGTTCGCGCTGCGTCACTACTTCACTGCGGTAGCCAGGGCCGGTGCCGCGGGGACCTCGTTCACGGTGCTGCGCGATCACGGCATTGCCGCCGAAGCGGCCATGCTGGCCGCCACCGCCGGCATCAACACCCATCGCGGTGCCATCTTCAGCCTTGGCCTGCTGGTGGCCGCCGCTGCGGCGTGCCGGCGCGCGCATGGCCAGGCCGTGTCCGGCGCCCAGGTGTGCCTGGCGGTCCAGCAGTGGAACGACGCGCTCATCGCAGCTCCGCTGGACCCGCACAGCCCGGGACAGCGCGCGCGTGCACGCCATGGGGTCAGCGGTGTGCGCGAGCAGGCTGCCGCCGGCTACCCGGTGCTGCGCGAGCTGGCCCTGCCTACCCTGCGCCATGCGCTGGACAGTGGCCTGTCCCGCGACGCCGCGCTGTGCCAGACGCTGATGCAGCTGATGGCACAGGTAGACGATCTGAACCTGCTGCACCGGGGTGGCGCCGAAGGGCTTCGCTGGGCGCAGCAACAAGCCAGCGCATTCCTTTCCTCGGGCGGCGCCTTCGCGCCGGACTGGCGCATGCGCCTGCAGTCCATCGGCGATGCATTCGTGGAGCGGCGACTCAGCCCCGGAGGCAGTGCCGATCTGCTGGCTTGTGCCTGGTTCCTGCTGCAGCAGGAGGGCGCATGA
- the mdcH gene encoding malonate decarboxylase subunit epsilon, whose amino-acid sequence MSLALLCPGQGAQHPAMFDHVRGIAAARAVLDAAGDVLGRDVFAAAAADNRFDNAQAQPLLCAASIAQWLVLRDAMPNPIAVAGYSIGELAAHAIAGSFDATTCLSLSAQRAHLMDTVSPTGAGMQAILGLDRQTLQPLCDAHGAYVAIANGADHFIIGGTQQPLQSVAAAAHAQGAEVRPLPVHVPAHTPLLLAAVEPFAAALQATTLHAPRLPLLAGIDARPVRDTTTTVHTLSAQLAQTIEWAQVMRQAFERGARVFLQLGPGNALARMIAPAYPCCEVRAVEEFQSLDGAAVWVRSALQRLQ is encoded by the coding sequence ATGAGCCTGGCCCTGCTCTGCCCGGGACAAGGTGCACAGCATCCGGCGATGTTCGACCACGTGCGTGGCATCGCCGCTGCACGCGCGGTACTGGACGCGGCGGGTGACGTGCTGGGACGCGACGTGTTCGCTGCCGCAGCCGCCGACAATCGCTTCGACAACGCACAGGCGCAACCGCTGCTGTGCGCCGCCAGCATCGCGCAGTGGCTTGTCCTGCGCGATGCCATGCCGAACCCGATCGCGGTGGCCGGGTACAGCATCGGCGAACTGGCGGCGCACGCCATTGCTGGCAGTTTCGATGCCACCACCTGCCTTTCTCTGTCGGCCCAGCGCGCGCACCTGATGGATACCGTCAGTCCCACCGGTGCAGGTATGCAGGCGATCCTCGGCCTGGATCGACAGACGCTGCAGCCCCTATGTGATGCGCACGGCGCGTATGTGGCCATCGCCAATGGCGCAGATCATTTCATCATCGGCGGCACGCAGCAGCCCCTGCAATCAGTGGCCGCTGCCGCGCACGCGCAGGGCGCAGAGGTACGCCCACTGCCGGTGCATGTGCCAGCGCACACGCCACTACTGTTGGCGGCAGTCGAACCGTTTGCTGCGGCGCTGCAGGCGACCACCCTGCATGCCCCTCGCCTGCCGCTGCTGGCCGGCATCGATGCACGGCCGGTGCGCGACACCACGACGACGGTGCATACGCTGTCCGCGCAGCTGGCGCAGACCATCGAATGGGCACAGGTGATGCGCCAGGCCTTCGAGCGCGGCGCGCGGGTGTTCCTGCAGCTGGGCCCGGGCAACGCACTGGCACGCATGATCGCACCGGCCTATCCGTGCTGCGAAGTGCGCGCGGTCGAGGAATTCCAGAGCCTGGACGGCGCGGCGGTGTGGGTCCGCAGCGCGCTGCAGCGGCTGCAGTAA
- the mdcG gene encoding malonate decarboxylase holo-[acyl-carrier-protein] synthase, which yields MPERPARHTLVWLSADADWRADMPTHEPRLAAWLAQGLPAVVARRAADDPDPRLRLGIPLPPAEGKQRLSLRVPLHDVALMRPPPALSALLAAGDAVVPQAWLESLHDLQALAPARVFGAFAWQWLTALPYVHERSDIDLLWQVTDAAQAEALIAQLLAWEARYPHRLDGELCLPDGGAVNWRELAGRSRQVLVKRLDGAALEARDALFDTCEVTA from the coding sequence ATGCCTGAGCGGCCTGCCCGGCACACGCTGGTCTGGCTGTCGGCTGACGCCGATTGGCGGGCAGACATGCCCACGCACGAGCCGCGCCTTGCCGCATGGTTGGCGCAGGGCTTGCCTGCGGTAGTGGCGCGTCGTGCAGCGGATGATCCCGATCCGCGACTGCGATTGGGCATCCCGTTGCCACCGGCCGAGGGCAAGCAGCGCTTGTCGTTGCGCGTGCCGCTGCACGACGTAGCCCTCATGCGCCCACCGCCGGCATTGAGTGCGCTGCTGGCAGCTGGCGATGCCGTTGTTCCGCAGGCGTGGCTGGAATCACTGCACGACCTGCAGGCGCTGGCCCCGGCCCGGGTATTTGGCGCCTTCGCCTGGCAATGGCTGACTGCCCTGCCCTACGTTCATGAGCGTTCGGACATCGACCTGCTGTGGCAGGTGACCGATGCCGCGCAGGCCGAAGCGCTGATCGCGCAGTTGCTGGCATGGGAGGCCCGTTATCCACATCGCCTCGATGGCGAACTGTGCCTGCCCGATGGCGGCGCGGTGAACTGGCGCGAACTTGCCGGCCGCAGTCGCCAGGTGCTGGTGAAACGCCTGGATGGAGCCGCACTGGAAGCGCGCGATGCGCTGTTCGACACGTGCGAGGTGACCGCATGA
- the mdcA gene encoding malonate decarboxylase subunit alpha → MNPSWDTLERGRQARLERAAPWARGHEVAAGDVAELLHALLEPGDKVCLEGNNQKQADFLAQTLADLDPARVHDLHMVQSVLSLPSHLDVFERGIASRLDFSFSGPQSVRLANLVAEGRIQIGAIHTYLELFGRYFIDLTPRVALVAAQAADRHGNLYTGPNTEDTPVIVEATAFGGGIVIAQVNEIVDTLPRVDIPADWVNFVVQAPRPNHIEPLFTRDPAQISEIQVLMAMMAIKGIYAEYGVNRLNHGIGFDTAAIELLLPTYAESLGLKGRICQHWALNPHPALIPAIESGFVKSVHSFGSELGMEKYIAARGDVFFTGADGSMRSNRAFSQTAGLYACDMFIGSTLQIDLQGNSSTATRDRIAGFGGAPNMGSDARGRRHASDAWIKAGQQAARPGEMPRGRKLVVQMVETFREHMAPAFVDRLDAWELAERAAMPLPPVMIYGDDVSHVLTEEGIANLLLCRSPEEREQAIRGVAGYTAVGRGRDRAMVENLRDRGVIRRPDDLGINVRDASRDLLAARSVKDLVRWSGGLYDPPKRFRNW, encoded by the coding sequence ATGAACCCGAGCTGGGACACGCTGGAGCGGGGCCGCCAGGCGCGGCTGGAACGCGCCGCGCCATGGGCAAGGGGCCACGAGGTGGCAGCGGGCGATGTCGCCGAACTGCTGCATGCGCTGCTGGAGCCGGGCGACAAGGTCTGCCTGGAGGGCAACAACCAGAAGCAGGCCGACTTCCTCGCCCAGACGCTTGCCGACCTCGACCCGGCACGTGTGCATGACCTGCACATGGTGCAGTCGGTGCTGTCGCTGCCCTCGCACCTGGATGTGTTCGAGCGCGGCATCGCCTCCCGGCTGGACTTCTCCTTCTCCGGGCCGCAGTCGGTACGGCTGGCCAACCTGGTGGCCGAAGGGCGCATCCAGATCGGTGCCATCCACACCTACCTGGAACTGTTCGGTCGCTACTTCATCGACCTCACCCCACGCGTGGCACTGGTCGCGGCGCAGGCCGCCGACCGCCACGGCAATCTCTACACCGGCCCCAACACTGAAGACACGCCGGTGATCGTGGAGGCCACCGCATTCGGTGGCGGCATCGTCATCGCCCAGGTCAACGAAATCGTCGACACCCTGCCCCGCGTCGATATCCCCGCTGACTGGGTCAACTTCGTAGTGCAGGCGCCACGCCCGAACCACATCGAACCGCTGTTCACCCGCGACCCGGCGCAGATCTCCGAGATCCAGGTGCTGATGGCGATGATGGCGATCAAGGGCATCTACGCCGAGTACGGCGTCAACCGCCTCAACCATGGCATCGGCTTCGACACTGCGGCCATCGAACTGCTGCTGCCGACCTACGCCGAATCGCTGGGGTTGAAGGGCAGGATCTGCCAGCACTGGGCGCTCAACCCGCACCCGGCGCTGATTCCGGCCATCGAATCGGGCTTCGTCAAATCGGTGCACTCGTTCGGCTCGGAACTGGGCATGGAGAAGTACATCGCTGCGCGCGGTGATGTGTTCTTCACCGGCGCCGATGGTTCGATGCGCTCCAACCGTGCGTTCTCGCAGACCGCTGGGTTGTACGCGTGTGACATGTTCATCGGCTCCACCCTGCAGATCGACCTGCAGGGCAACAGCTCCACCGCAACGCGCGACCGCATCGCCGGCTTTGGGGGTGCACCCAACATGGGTTCTGATGCACGCGGCCGCCGCCATGCCAGCGACGCCTGGATCAAGGCGGGCCAGCAGGCCGCGCGACCGGGCGAGATGCCGCGCGGGCGCAAGCTGGTGGTGCAGATGGTGGAGACCTTCCGCGAGCACATGGCGCCGGCCTTTGTCGACCGCCTCGATGCCTGGGAACTGGCCGAGCGCGCGGCCATGCCGCTGCCGCCGGTGATGATCTACGGCGACGACGTCAGCCATGTGCTGACCGAGGAAGGCATCGCCAACCTGCTGCTGTGCCGCAGCCCGGAAGAACGCGAGCAGGCGATCCGCGGCGTGGCCGGCTACACCGCAGTGGGCAGGGGCCGGGACCGCGCGATGGTGGAGAACCTGCGCGACCGCGGAGTGATCCGGCGCCCGGACGATCTCGGCATCAACGTGCGCGATGCCAGCCGCGATCTTCTTGCCGCGCGTTCGGTGAAAGACCTGGTGCGCTGGTCCGGCGGTCTGTACGACCCACCCAAGCGCTTCCGCAACTGGTAA
- a CDS encoding GntR family transcriptional regulator, with product MAIAPAPRTPKKRAPLYEEVAEHVRERIYDYRLPPGEWIDEPALCEELGISRTPLREALKLLAAEGLVQIDAGRGARVTRLTLEDLNQLFPVMAMLEGRCAHEAVKHIDDAGVQQLEELHAAMETAAADGNIAEYYRNNYLIHETVQHYAGNPWLIRITHDLHRILKMHRGRQLLAPGRTAQSLAEHRELMDCFRQRDAAAAERTMERHLLSQGQALAAYVASGGLLNVPAPLPTEGGS from the coding sequence ATGGCCATCGCTCCCGCTCCGCGTACACCGAAGAAGCGTGCCCCTCTGTACGAAGAGGTGGCCGAACATGTGCGCGAGCGGATCTACGACTACCGCCTGCCCCCGGGCGAGTGGATCGACGAACCGGCGCTGTGCGAGGAACTGGGCATCAGCCGCACACCACTGCGAGAGGCGTTGAAGCTGCTCGCCGCTGAAGGCCTGGTGCAGATCGATGCGGGCCGCGGTGCGCGGGTCACCCGGCTCACGCTGGAAGATCTCAACCAGCTGTTCCCGGTGATGGCGATGCTCGAAGGCCGCTGCGCGCATGAAGCGGTCAAGCATATCGACGACGCCGGCGTGCAGCAGCTGGAAGAGCTGCACGCAGCGATGGAAACGGCGGCCGCAGACGGCAACATCGCCGAGTACTACCGCAACAACTACCTCATCCACGAGACGGTGCAGCACTACGCCGGCAACCCGTGGTTGATCCGCATCACCCACGACCTGCACCGCATCCTGAAGATGCATCGCGGCCGCCAGCTGTTGGCCCCGGGGCGCACCGCGCAGTCGCTGGCCGAACACCGCGAATTGATGGACTGCTTCCGCCAGCGCGATGCCGCAGCCGCCGAACGCACGATGGAGCGCCACCTGCTCAGCCAGGGCCAGGCCTTGGCCGCGTATGTGGCCAGCGGTGGATTGTTGAACGTGCCGGCGCCGTTGCCGACCGAGGGCGGAAGCTGA
- a CDS encoding nucleoside hydrolase: MLKVIFDTDPGVDDALALLYLHKHPQIDLIGVTTTFGNASVESTTHNALYLKQAWGLSAPIARGAEGPLQPEATPEAWPVHIHGHNGLGNHPVPEALDVAADSRPAHQLIIDLVRAHPGEVTLVAVGRMTNLALALQQAPDIAGLVRGVVLMGGAFHVNGNITPAAEANIWGDAEAADIVFTAHWPVTAIGLDVTTRVEMDRDGLDKLAAIGGADAELVRALSQDYVDFYLQAGHKGMVVHDCCACIALTRPELFQFERASVRVATDGVARGMTIPKPEGMGFGPSVWDGHVLQSIAIGVDAAAVLADIEQTLKV, translated from the coding sequence ATGCTGAAAGTCATTTTCGATACCGACCCGGGCGTCGACGACGCGCTGGCGCTGCTGTACCTGCACAAGCACCCGCAGATCGACCTGATCGGCGTCACCACCACCTTCGGCAATGCCTCGGTGGAGTCGACCACCCACAATGCGCTGTACCTGAAGCAGGCCTGGGGCCTGTCCGCGCCGATCGCGCGTGGCGCTGAAGGCCCGCTGCAGCCCGAAGCCACCCCGGAAGCCTGGCCGGTGCACATCCATGGCCACAACGGCTTGGGCAACCACCCGGTGCCGGAGGCCCTGGATGTGGCCGCCGACAGCCGCCCGGCCCACCAGCTGATCATCGACCTGGTCCGCGCCCATCCGGGCGAAGTGACTCTGGTGGCGGTCGGCCGCATGACCAACCTGGCGCTGGCCCTGCAGCAGGCCCCGGACATCGCTGGCCTGGTGCGTGGCGTGGTGCTGATGGGCGGTGCGTTCCATGTCAACGGCAACATCACCCCGGCGGCCGAAGCCAACATCTGGGGCGATGCTGAAGCCGCCGACATCGTGTTCACCGCCCATTGGCCGGTGACCGCCATCGGCCTGGACGTGACCACCCGCGTGGAAATGGACCGTGACGGCCTGGACAAGCTGGCCGCGATCGGTGGCGCCGATGCCGAACTGGTCCGCGCCCTGTCGCAGGACTACGTCGACTTCTACCTGCAGGCCGGCCACAAGGGCATGGTCGTGCACGACTGCTGCGCCTGCATCGCGTTGACCCGCCCGGAGCTGTTCCAGTTCGAGCGTGCCAGCGTGCGCGTGGCCACCGACGGCGTTGCCCGTGGCATGACCATTCCGAAGCCGGAAGGCATGGGCTTCGGCCCCAGCGTGTGGGACGGCCACGTGCTGCAGTCGATTGCCATTGGCGTGGATGCGGCTGCGGTGCTGGCCGACATCGAGCAGACCCTGAAGGTCTAA